The Tursiops truncatus isolate mTurTru1 chromosome X, mTurTru1.mat.Y, whole genome shotgun sequence DNA segment atggagattccttaaaaaactacaaatagaactaccatatgacccagcaatcccactactgggcatataccctgagaaaaccataattcaaaaagagtcatgtaccaaaatgttcattgcagctctatttacaatagcccagagatggaaacaacctaagcgcccatcatcggatgaatggataaagaagatgtggcacatatatacaatggaatattactcagccataaaaaataacgaaattgagctatttttaatgaggtggatagacctagagtctgtcatacagcgtgaagtaagtcagaaagagaaagacaaataccgtatgctaacacatatatatggaatttaagaaaaaataatgtcatgaggaacctaggggtaatacaggaataaagacacagacctactaaagaatggacttgaggatatggggagggggaagggtgagttgtgacaaagcgagagagaggcatggacatatatacactaccaaacgtaaggtagatagctagtgggaagcagccgcatagcacagggagatcagctcggtgctttgtgcccgcctggaggggtgggatagggagggtgggtgggagggagatgcaagagggaagagatatgggaacatatgtatatgtataactgattcactttgttataaagcagaaattaacacaccattgtaaagcaattataccccaataaagatgttaaaaaaaagaaaagaaagaaaattgctgatagaaagcccagaaagaaacccatgtgcttatggtcaattaatctatgacagggaggcaagaatatacaatggagaaaagacagtctcctcaataagtggtgctgggaataatggacagctacatgtaaacgaatgaaattagaacattctctaataccatatacaaaaaataaactcaaaattaaaataaaaactcaacatggattgaagacctaaatgtaggactggatactataaaactcctagaggaaaacatatgcagaacattctttgacataaatcacagcaatattttttggatctgtctcctagagtaatggcaataaaaacaaaaataaacaaatgggacctaattaaacttaaaaggttttgcacagcaaaggaaaccataaacaatgaaaagacaacctaccgactaggagaaaatatttgcaaatgatgctactgacaagggattaatttccaaaatatactaacagctcatacagctcaatatcaaaaaaatccaataaaaaaatgggcagaagacctaaatagacatttctccaaagaagacatacggatggccaacaggcacatgaaaagatgctcaacaccactaattattagagaaacacaaatcaaaactacaatgaggcatcacctcacaccagtcagaatggccattattaaaaagtctataggggcttccctggtggtgcagtggttaagaatacccctgccaatgctggggacatgggttcgagccctggtccgggaagatcccacatgccacggagcaactaagcccatgcgccacaactactgagcctgcactccagagcccgcgagccacaactactgaagcctgtgcgcctagagcctgtgctccgcaacaagagaagccactgcaataagaagcccgtgcactgcaactggGAGCagaccctgctcaccgcaactagagaaagcctatgcgcagcaacgaagacccaacgcagccaataaatgaatcaataaataaatttatgtaaaaaaagatccaatgcagccaaaagtaaataaatttattaaaataaaataaaaagtctacaaacaataaatggttgtgagggtgtggaggaaagtgaatcctcgtacactgttggtgggaatgtaaatcgatacagccactatggagaagagtatggaggttccttaaaaaactgaaaataggggacttccctggtggcactgtgtttaagagtctgcctgccaatgcaggagacacgggtttgatccctggtccgggaagatcccacatgccgcggagcaactaagcctgtgtaccacaactactgagcctgtgctctagagcctgcgagccacaactactgagcccgcatgccacaagtactgaagcccgtgcgcctagagcccatgctccagaaaaagagaagccaccgcaatgagaagcccgtgcactgcaacgaagagcagctccgctcgccacaactagagaaagcctgcgtgcagcaacgaagacccaacacagccaaaaataaataaataaatttattaaaaaaaacaatttgagggcttccctggtggcacagtggttgagagtccgcctgccgatgcaggggacacgggttcgtgccccggtccgggaagatcccacatgccgcggagcggctgggcccgtgagccatggccgcttagcctgcgcgtccggagcctgtgctccgcaacgggagaggccacagcagtgagaggcgtaccgcaaaaataaataaatttaaaaaaataaaaataaaaaaagatacaaatgaacttatttacaaaacagaaatagactcacagacacagaaaacaaaccaaagaggatgggggaggggagagaaattaagagcttgggattaacatatacacaactattatacataaaatagataacaaggacctactgtatagcacagggtattACATTGGATATTGTAATGTATTGGATATTACAAGAtatccaatatcttgtaataacctataatggaaaagaatctggaaaagaatatatgtatctgaatcactttgctgtatacctgaaactaacacaacattgtaaattaactatacttcaatttttaaaaatgatttttttttttttggccgtgccccgctgcatgcaggatcttagttccacaatcagggattgaacccatgccccctgcagtggaagtgcagagtcttaaccacttggaCCGCCCGGGAAGTTccaataaaaaaatgattaaaagaaaagaaatttcctaccctttagctatcacccacccccagccccagcccccatcctcttcagccctaagcaaccattaatctccttctgtctcttatggatttgcctgttctggacatttcacataaatggaaccatataatatgtggtcttttgtgactggcttatttcacttagcgcatgttttcaaggatcatccatgttgtatgttgaatcagtacttcattcgtTTTCATGGCTGgataagattccattgtatggctacatcacattttgtttatctattcctctgttgatagacaatggggttgtttccatcttttggttattatgaataacattgctatgaacattcacatataagcttatgttttcatttctcttgggtaaatacctagataCCTTAGGAGTGGAATGGCTCAGTCATATGGTAAATAGGTTCTGGTACCAATTCCAGTGGGGAGAAGTTCCCTCACACTAACGAGGAGCAGTTTTCCAacaccagctgagtgtcctacaattcaactgaATTCTGACACTACAtggagacagcatcagattccaAAGGTTCAgggttcagtcccacaagactgtccctcgccccctcccccttCAGATGCTTGTCACAagctgtcacctgtgcttctgactgatgGGCTACAGATCGGAGGTTCCAACTACCACACCCCTCGGGTTTCACATGCCagttgcaagtccaggttgttacctgtacttctgactgacTGTAAATCAGAGGATCCTAAGACCCACTCATGGGTTCAATtcatttgctagagtggctcacagaactcagagaaacatcctacttactagatcaccagtttattataaaatgatgtaatccaggaagagccagatggaagagttgcatagggcaaggtatgaaGAAAGGGTTAAGAGCTTCCATACCCTCTCTGAAGGTTCCAcactccccaaatctccatgtatttaccaacctggaagctctgaACCCTGAGCCCTGTCCTTCGGGTTTTGATGgaagcttcattacataggcatgactgaTTAAAACACTGGCCAATGACTGAttcagcctccagcccctctctcctcgcAGAGGGTGGAGGGGGGTTATACTGAAAGTTCCACCCCTCTCCTGTCGCCTTTGCTTCCCCTGGCAGCCAGTTCCTAACCTTAGGTTACCTAAGGGCTTTCCCCAAAGTCACCTTATTAACATACAAGGGACACCTTTATCACTCTTATCataggaaattccaagggctttaggagctctgtgccaggaatggggttgaagaccaaatatatgtctgttattataaatcacagtattacgtatggtaactctgtgtttaacttttgaggaactgccagactagtttccaaagtgactgtatcattttacattcctaccagcaaaataggagtgttccaatttctctatatcctcaccaaTGCTTGTTATCATCTgactttggttttttgtttttttttgcggttcgggggcctctcactgttgtggcctgacgcgcaggctcagcggccatggctcacgggcccagccgctccgcagcatgtgggatcctcccggaccggggcacgaatccgtgtcccctgcatctgcaggcagactctcaaccactgcaccaccagggaagccctcatctgaCTTTTTGACGATAgtcatcctagtggatgtgaagtggtatctcattctGGATTTGACTCGCGTTTCCCTAACAACTAATGGGGTTGAGCACCTTTTCCTCTGCGTGTTGGCTATTTGCATATCTTctgagaagtgtctattcaagtcctttgcttgtttttaaatcaggttttttatacttttgctgttgagttgtaggagttctttatatattctggatactagacccttatgagatatatgtttgcaaatattttctcccattgtgtgggttgtctttttactttttagtagTTTCCTTTCAGGctccaaagtttttaattttgatgaagtccaatttatctattcttttgctTCTTGTGCTTTTGAGGTCAAATCTGTGATTCCACTGCCAATTTATTGAGCGCCTTCCATCTACCAGGAACTAGGGATAATGTGGTGAATAAGACAGACttggttcctgccctcatggaatttatgTCTAGTGGGGCAGGGGAGATATTAATCTAATAACTGCATGAATAACTTCTCAAGTGTGATAAGGATTAGAAAAGGTACAGTTCTAACCTAGCCTGAGGGTCAGAGAAGACTTCcccaaggaggtgacatttaaactgaCATTTGAAGGATGAGTGGGAGTAGGCCAGGTGAAAGGGGGCAAGGAATAGAGGGAAGAGTGTTTCTGGACAGGGAACAGCATGTAGGAATCCCAGAGTTCAGGAGAACAAGGCTcttttgaggaacagcaaggactgtgtggctggagcagagttgggggcaggggtgagtgggggaagggatgaaATGACTTAGGGAGAGAATGTAGAGTGAACTTTCCATGACTTCAACCTGGTAAGTGCCAGCAACTAAAGCCATAGAAGGTCATGGAAGACTAGAGAAGAGAGTTTCAAGGAGGAGGAAGTTGCCCACATTGGCCAGTGCTGCCAAGAAGTGAACAAAGGTAAGGACTTGCATTTGGCAGACGGGAGGTCATCATGGGAGACCTTTGTGGAAGCAGCTGTGCTGGGATGACAGAGGCAGAAACCAGAATGCATAGGAGTGATTAAGAGCTGAGGAAGTGGAGATGTTAAGGGAGGAGACCTCCCTGTGGAAAAGCTTGGCTGGGAAGTGTTTGTCACCCAAAGAGCCTGGctcctagtaggtgctcaacaaacgTTTATTGCACTGAACTAAACTGAGGGTGAGCTCCAAGATACAGGAGAGGGACAACTGATGGAATTAGGCTGTGGGAGGAGGCGGGCTTGAGAGCATGAGTTACATCTTGAAAGGAGACAGGCGTGCTCCTTCCCTTCGTTAAAAtgaacagaaagagagaaaacagggagGCTGGGTGTGGAATGCAGGGTATGTTGGCTGGGATGGGAGGGGGCATTTCTATAGATAACAGGGTCAAGAGACGGATCGACTTGTGTGCTTTTATTCTCTTCAGAGGATTTCAGGTTTAGCCCTGACTCCAGTTTATGGCTTTATCTGGAAATAATATCTAACCTATTTAATAGTTGGTGGGCAATTACTTACTAAGTTACTGCTTTTACTTCTTCTGGGGGCTGAGAACAAGGTAAGTCGGCTTGTTTCGATTTTGTCTAAAGGAAAAGTGTGTAGGCTGTGAAGACATCAGCAGAGGAACCAATATCTCCTTTGAGGAGCAGCCACTCATCTAGTACAGAGGGAAAATAATTTGCAATGAATGTGGACATATTTTAGAGGTGGGATAATTCAGGTAACCACAAGATCCCTCCTGGGCTACCCTAGCAGATAAAGTAGTTTCACCACAAGAGCCTGCTGAGTACCTTAATTTTTCCAAACAAGAAGTTATTTGTTAATAAATTTGTTAATAAATACATtctctgttattttctatttcctatgTGTCCTGCAGCGCTGTTAGGCGTTGCATATGTATTTTCTCGAATCATCAGAACAACCATGCAAGGGAGCTtgtattgttcccattttactgatgaggaaactgcagctcagagaggtgagtgatttgctcaaggtcactaaTCAGTAGCAGGTTTCGGAACCCAGGTTAGGCTGAGCGCTTTTCACCACGCCAGCAGTTTTGGCAATTTTGCTCCCGGGGCCACTGTGCGACCCCCGCCGGTCTAAGACAGGGGCACGGgatcggggggcggggggggagagGTCCCAACCCAGCTTCACCTGAGCGGTTCCGCACTTAGTTTTACACCTGGTGCTCTGAGGTAAGCTCCATTTGAgcaaaagagagaataaaaaacaaGTTTGAAGGCCACTGCCTTCCACAGGGGGCTTTGAACTTCCCAGCAGAAGCGTGGCTTTCCTTGAAGCGTTTCTCCTGAAACGCTTTGCTTGTATGATGCATTTTCCCCCACTTGGCTCTATCCTCCACGTGACCGGaagagtgatttttctaaaatctcATCATGTTACTCCCCTGCTTAGAAACTTCTATGGCTCCCAGCTACCTCTAGGTTAAAATCTGTATTCCTCTTTCAGCATGACCTATGAGAGCCTTAGTGATCTGGACCCCCATCCACCTCTCCAGAGTTGCCGTTAATTACTCCCCAGCTCCCACCTTCCTTTCAAACCGGCTGACTCACATCTCCTGGTACTTGCTATGTGCATCCGTGTATACTCCAGTGGCCCTGCCAGGAGGCTGCTCTCCCGTCTCCACTGAGCGACTCCCACTCACCCCTCCAGCCTCAGATCAGGTGTACTCTTCCTCCACGAAAGCCTTTCCTGCACCTTTGGCCTGGGTTAGGCCCCGCCCTCTTTGCAGCACCCCCTACTCCAACCCCCATGCTTACCTGTCAGAGCCCTGCTTCTGCCTCCTTTTCTTGTCTGCCTGTCCCACTAGAATGCAGATTTGCATCATCTGCTTAACTCTGTTTTGCTCCCCTGGAAAGAAGTTTCTCAGggaatttgttctttctcttgggGTGAGCATACCATATTTGCCTCGAAAAGCATACCAGAAATGCCAATGGCTTGATGTTAGGCATGGAGAGTTTTCAGCATGGGGGTTTGTCCCCTGCAGCCAAACCTCAATTTTACATGGAGGAGGTAGGCTAGGCAATATCACATGATGAGAAAAATCTGTGGGGAAGAATAGCTGACTACAGGAAAAACTCCAGAAAGCCGCTTTCAAATCCTCCAGCTGACTTGGTGTGCATTTTGGAAAGAGCAGGGCAGATGCTTGTCTTAGGTCCCCAAATCTGCTAATAGTTAAGATGCTTAGGTTCAAACTTTTCCTATGAAGAGGGGACTACTGTTAAAAGTGTCCTTTGAATGTTGGACGAAGGCACATGCCAATCTTCCCTCCAAGCCAGGAGTCCGCAGACTCAACCATGTGGCAGGAAGGCCCTGCCCTGACGCCTTCACCAAACCCAACCCACCTCGGCAGCTGTCAAGGGAGAGGTTGTGGAGCAGAACTCGCGGTCCTGCATCAGTTAGCCAAtttgcatctataaaatgggcatgggggtggaggagggctaTGCTAGATGCCCGTTCCAAATGCCACAAGCCAGGAGCTGCTCACCCTCCCACTGCAAACATCAAAgaagttcatttttgtttcttttctttttttggctctgccgcgcggcttgtgggatcttagttcccaaccagggattgaactcaagACCCTACAGTGAAAGcgccgagccctaaccactggatggcggAGGAATTCCCAAAGAAGTtcatttagaagaagaaaaaggaaatgctaCATTACACTGTAAATATGTTTAAGGTATAGTTCCTAGAGACACGGGACAGGCTGAGAATCAATAGGAAAGATTTGGATCATttcatggatgggaagaatcTAATGCGTTATTAAGGGCAGGTGGGAACGTTTTGAGCACAGAAGGGGCAAACAGGCCCGCCAGGCAGAGATGGAAACCTGGACAGACGGGCTCAGGGTGGTGTCTCTGGGCTGTGTTTTATTGTGACTCAGTTCCTCCCTGGCCTTAGAGGACTGGGATGGGagggctggggacacagcagtccATTGCAAGGGCTACCCAACCCTCCAGGGATACAGTGCTATTTTGAAAATATGCTGTTCTCGAAAGCAGCACGGATTTCCAGCCACCAACTGCTTCTCCCTCCTTTCAGCTCAAATCAACCCACCTGTAAATGTAACTAAAAGAAACCCACAATGCTGATGATTAAAGCCCTATCTTGGAAAAAATGCCAGGGGGTGTGTCTCATTGGAGGGCAGAAGTCAAGGTAAATTACATGACTCACCaggaaatattagaaatacatatttggaggctttttccttttacctcccctctgctccctgcagACAACTCCTCTGGGATGAGACTTGTGCAAGAGGCCAGACCTAGATGCTAAAGAGCCCAGGAGACAGGTAAACTGTGTGTCTCTACTCAGAGCCAAGGGGAAAGTAGCTCCTTTGGTGCACACCTTGGCCACTTGCTGTGCAAATGAGATCCAGAGACTGTTCCGGATCACTAGCTCGCAGCCGTGGGTTGGTGACCTCTTCCCTGCAAACACAGGGAAGAGGTggttgatggaaaaaaaaaaaaagtcattcaaaGGACAGCTTTGTAATGTGAAAGGAAAACATATGCCACTTTAATATGCTTAAGAAGTCATTCATGATACATTAGAAACCAAACCGTATGGGTAAGGCCTGGTTGTCTCAGGAGCAGGTTGACAGGGGCTGAGCCTGCCCTCACAAAGTGACCCGTTAACAGCCGAGTCAGACCCGTTAACTGCAGTTAGGCGCTTCCTCTGCGTCAGTGGTTTACAATCTTAACTCATTCTTCTAGCAAATGTTTCCTAATAAACCCAGAGCTTCCACCTGCCCAGAAATGTCTACTGGAAGCTAACTTTCCCTCTCCCAAGCAGGACCACGCTTCTGCTCCTAACTCAATCCTGTAGTTTGGGGATTCGGCGCCAGGAAGGCTTGGTCCTTGGTCTCCCTCGGTTAGGCGTGCCCTGGTCCCCGCGTCTCCTGGCCGGTGACTGTACTCCTGAGACAGGTGCCTGAGACGGACCCCGAGGTGATCTGCTCCCTGCAGGACCAGCGCCCACGGCTGCGGCCCGAGCTGCGTCCGAGGCGCCGCCCCTTCGGTGGGATCCGGGACCGCCAGGGACCACCCGGGACCACCCGGGACCGCCAGGGACCGCCAGGGACCACCCGGGACCACGGCCCCGCCGCAGCGTCTTGGTCCCTCCACGCTCTCCAGTCTCCGTCTCCTTCAACGGTCCTGGAAGAAGGGGAACATATGGCGGAGAAGGCCTTGAATTTGCGCCACCCGTCTGCCCACGGAGTCCTTCCCCTTGGCGGGCGCCGCCGCCGCTGTCTCCACGACCGACGCGCCCACTGCGCTGGAGGCGCGTCTCGGCGTACACGcggcgccgccgccgctgctgttGTTGTTGGCGTTGTTACGCTCGCTGCTGCCCGCCGTCTCCCAGTCCTCGGCCCCCGACAGCTcccgcaggctccagggcgcgtcgGGCCGCAGGTAGTGACAGGCCCGGTGGCCGCTGTGGTCGCGGCGCGTGGGGTCTGCCCCCAAGGCGCCCACCAGCACCTTGACGACCATATCGTGGCCCTGCAGGGCCGCCAGGTGGAGGGGCGTGAGGCCGCCGCTACCCGGGGCGCTCACGTCGAGCCGCAGCCCCCTGCGCTGGGCGAAGTCGTGCACCAGGATGAGTTCCTCGTGGCGCCCGTGCTTGGCCAGCCAGTGCAGCACCGTGTAGCCCGTGATCGGGTCGCCCCGCAGGAGCAGCCCCGGCTCGACCTCCAGCAGCTCCTGCAGCGCCTCAAAGCGGCCCTCAGCGGCCGCCAGTATCCACGCGTGCTCCCGGGGCTCCAGGCATAGCCCGCTACCGCTCGGTGCGTTCGGCCCGCCCGGGGACTGCTCCTCGGGGCGCTCCTCCGACAGCCACCCGGCGGGAGCCGCCCCCTGCAGCCCCAACAGCTCCCGCAGCGCTCCCCGCCGGCGCCCCGAGACTGTTCCCGAGGGCATCACCGAGCGGTGGAAGGCGGTGGTGGCGTTGCCCCGGTACCTGCCCAGGCTGACGGTGTCCACTCTCGAGGGGCGGGGCTGCGGGGCGCTCCGCAGGCTGAGCTCGGTCGGTGCGAAGGAGGCCTTGGGTGCCGGCTTCGCGGCCCCTCGGGGCTCGGCCATGGTCCTGCCGCCGCGGCTGTTCCAGTGTCTAGCGTTTGCTGCCCTTCCCGGGCCCCACCAAGAGAGGAACTGGCGCTGGCGTTGGGGAAGGAAGCGGCTTGAGCAATTGGGCTCGGAGGGAGGGAgcgaaggaggggaggagagggagggagagcgcGAGCGAGCCGAGGGAGGGCCCCCGGCACGGGCGGTGGGggggcctggaggggtgggagctCCGGCCATGCCCCCGGGTAGAGCCCCTTTCCTGCACCCCGGGTACCGCCGCCACCTACACTTCCCCGGGTCGCGGGCGGCCCCGCCCCAAACGGCCAGGTGAGCTGGGCGGCCCCGCCTCCCGCACGGCGTGGGCAACTGTGGGGCGGACGCGGGGGCGGGCTGCGCGCTAGCCC contains these protein-coding regions:
- the SOWAHD gene encoding ankyrin repeat domain-containing protein SOWAHD produces the protein MAGAPTPPGPPTARAGGPPSARSRSPSLSSPPSLPPSEPNCSSRFLPQRQRQFLSWWGPGRAANARHWNSRGGRTMAEPRGAAKPAPKASFAPTELSLRSAPQPRPSRVDTVSLGRYRGNATTAFHRSVMPSGTVSGRRRGALRELLGLQGAAPAGWLSEERPEEQSPGGPNAPSGSGLCLEPREHAWILAAAEGRFEALQELLEVEPGLLLRGDPITGYTVLHWLAKHGRHEELILVHDFAQRRGLRLDVSAPGSGGLTPLHLAALQGHDMVVKVLVGALGADPTRRDHSGHRACHYLRPDAPWSLRELSGAEDWETAGSSERNNANNNSSGGGAACTPRRASSAVGASVVETAAAAPAKGKDSVGRRVAQIQGLLRHMFPFFQDR